A region of the Pelecanus crispus isolate bPelCri1 chromosome 1, bPelCri1.pri, whole genome shotgun sequence genome:
cccttctccctctctagTTTTTGCATTGCTTCCTCTCCGCAAAAGAAGCATTATTAAAGCACATGACTGCAAAAATACAACCTTAcgtggggggtgggaggggaagacAACATTTTGGAAGCATGGCAGCTAAATGTTCtgcaaaagtttatttttgatATACTAATTTTCAAGACACCTGCAACTGCAAAAAAGTCAAGATTGtccaaaagtttaaaaaagctGGAGACTTGAATTCAAACTCTAGGTTTGGCACTACTAAAATAGCCcctctgaaaatgaaactgttgtCTGCCATGATACTGTATAGGTCTGCGCTTTCTACTGATCACCTGGTGATAGTGTTTAAGGAAATTTGTTATTCCtgtaaaaaggcaaaatgtaaTATGGTAACAGGTTACACAGGCTGGAGCATTTGCTATTGCAAGAATGCATGTGTACCTGTGTGCTGTGGACGGTGGCGAAATGTGGGTGCAAAAGCCAGTGATGTGTTGGGTTGCTGTTGTGGCAAGTCCTCGCTGAAGAGGTGCGAACTTCCAAGGGGCGTAGGAGGCATCTTCATCTTTTTCACCTGTAGAATGAGGAAGCGCGATACATGCGATGTCTCCGAGCGGTGAGACAGCAGGCTGCTGAGGAGTCTCTGGGCCACGGCCTCTGTTCAGAGCAGCACTGTGAGACCTATTTGCTCGTTcacaaaatagatttttctagCAAACATTGAGACTTGCCAGCAAATGTCTGCTGCTGATCTCAGTAGTTTTGCCGCCGTTGGaagagggaaggcaggaagggcAGGCTTCTCTCAGACTTCTCCAGCTGAAACGTGGTCGGTGCCTTCCGGGACAAAGGTCCCTAGCcagggagggaggtgctggctCTTTTggcttttgtctttctcctgGCATTCAAattacctattaaactgtcacCCCATCTCTAAAGCCCCAAGGAGAAGACGTCTTGTTGGCAACCACATAGGAACATTGCGAGAGGAGCACTGAAGGATGCCCAGAGGAGCGAGGCGGGGCAGGACcagggaaagcaaaggaaaacatgacTCAGGCACCTAGGAGTGACTGGTGCCTCAGGGAAGATGAGGATGCAGAGCTGGTCCTGAGGTCTTGACAGAAGCTGTTTGGGTGGAGGGTAGTGGTGGGTGAAGGATGCACTGTGTGTAACAGTTGTGGGTGAAGCATTCAGTGAGCAGTGGgctggtgttgggttttgaGGGTTGTTCAGAGAAACAGATGCCTTGACCTGTCCTGGTCAGACTCTCATGGGAATGACACAAGGTTGCTCTAGGTGCTGCATGAACCAAATGTTTCTGTGCACGGCCTGTGTCTCCGGCTGAATTTTTGGTGAAGCCTCACAAAACAGCTTCACTATTTCCACTGTCAGTAAAGCTCAGTAATGAGAGAGGGGATACTGTTCTCAAATGACAAAATGTTTATACTTTGTATAAATTGGTCTCATAGTTCTAAGTTGATTTAAgtgctgtttttcagcagtAGCTGCCCTTAACGGTATAACAAACCAAGCTGAAAGTTTTCCTCCTTCTGGTTATAGATGGATGGTGACAGCTCCACAACGGATGCTTCTCAGTTAGGAATTGCTGGAGATTACATTGGTGGCAGTCACTATGTGATACAGCCTCATGATGGTAAGAAATGTTACAGTAAATACTactatttctctgtgtgtgtgtacatatatatatgtttccTTCCAGTTCTTCTATAGTTCTCTGCTATTTTCTCTCAAGCTAAAAATTTGCAATTGTTTGTATTCATAATGCCTCActtataaagcattttttctgcagttggAAGGTGGTGCTTGGATTTGTCAGTATCGGCACCGAGTCCTTTGGGGTGATGACAAAAAATTGATGTTCTGGGAAACAATTTGTATTTTGACATGACATTAAGAATGCTTGGTGTTCGGCAGCCACATACATTTCTGTGCATAATGTAAAGATGATATTGAACACCCATAAAGGTACACTGGTGTTaacatctattttttaattatttctacaATGTTAATACACTAAGCTTTCAAAGTTCTTCATCCTTCAGTGTAAGATTTTAAACTTGACTTGATTATTGCCTGCTGTCTATCAAATACAGTTTCTGttaacttttctttattttattagacACCGAGGACAGCATGAATGATCACGAAGATACAAATGGCTCAAAAGAGAGTTTTAGAGAACAAGATATATATCTTCCAATTGCAAATGTGGCAAGGATAATGAAAAATGCCATACCCCAAACAGGAAAGGTAATACCCTTGTCTGGTAAAGAAAGCGTATTAATGAGTTTTATTCCTTCCTCTGAGTGAACTTGAGCTGGTAGAACAATACATTTTTCCAAATGATTCTGATTTATTGGAGAacagcatttaaagaaaaaaaaaaaaaaacaaccctgaaaACTCCCCAGAAAACCTGAGCAGGAGGTGGTTGAGACCAAGTTAATTTTTCTTAggtttctgaaagcttttagTAACTGCTGTAATTAGAGTATCCACAACAGTGCTCTTCGTAAGGCTTTCAGAGCTTTCTTATTCTGTGTTCTCTGAAATTGCCATAATGGGTCAGACTTGGTGACAATCCTGTATCAGTAAGAATATTTTCTATGCGACTCTCTCTTACGAAATTTAACCTGCTTTTATTGAGTTGTATAAAATTTGGAATAAGTGAACCATTttggatgaaataaaaaatccatTCCTCATCCTGGTTAGTCTTCCATTGAATGAATCTTTACATGTCCAGATGCTAAAATGACCTAAGAAGCCTGCCTTATACCATGTAGCAGATAAGGCCAGATATCAAAAgacttattttatttctatcttcTAAAAGTAGACTTTTTAATCCATTCTGCAGAGCCAGTGATTTTTTGACCATTCTACCTGTTTATCTTAAACCTTTGCAGGGCTCCTATTGCTTGCTGCTTCTTTATTGTATTCCACTACAATTCCTGCCCCTCTCTATTTCCTCTAGCTaaagctgatttctttttttttttttctttttttgagatcACTGTAAATAGAAGCAAGACATAATTTACTTGCATCTGCTTGTACTTTTCATAGTGTTCAGGGCTTTCTGGAGATCTGGATGTTACATTTATATCTTTGCTGCGAAAATCTCTTCACTAGTCCATATTGTCATAAATTTTTAGTGATCAAGATGAGATTTTTCTCAAGAATTTAGCATATGGGATGTCAAACTATCTTGAAAAATCAGAGAGGTTTTTGTGAAAAACTGCAGGggaagctgctggctgctgagtACTTCTGAAAATCTCACCCTATGTGTCTGAAAATATCAGAGGAACTAGTGAAGATTCTACATACGGttgctgcttaattttttttttttaaatacaaataggTTCTTCTTGTGTGAAGAACAAGAATCTTAATTATTATAATCTTTCAGTTGGCTCCTGTCAGCTTCCCAAATAATCATGAGTAATGCTTGCTGTTATTTTAAGTCAGGTAAATTACTTTTGTCCAGCTGAAAACCATAATCAAATTTACTTATTTCATTCTTGCCAGGAGcatatatttcttcatttgaatTCTCATTTGGAAGATTTATACCAGAATATTAAAGCATTAGAGAGGCTTGCTGCTAGGCATATATTCTAGTCGCTGAATCTGGTCAGGATGAAAGCACTTGTCACTGCCGAGTTTGTGGGAATGTACTGCAGTGGAGTTGGAACTGCTGGGTCTATTAAAAGGAAGATGGAAGTAGGCTGTGACATTGTAATGAACAAGTTCAAAGAGAAGACGTAGGTAAGCAAAGCAAGCAATACTGAGATGCATCTGTGTGTAGAAGCTTGTACAGAACATAGTTATGACTTCAGGACATCCTGGCAGTTGGCTGTGCTGCTTGAAATAGTAAAAGTTAAGTTAAAATCATGTTGCAGCTGTGCTTACATAGAGCAGTGATGACATCCAGTGGTTCCCTCACATACAGGTGTTGACTGAATGGGTATTATCATCAGGTTTTGGGATGTTTCCTTTATTGTCTAATGTATTCTTTTGGGTGTTTTTAATCTTCTTGCATCTTGATTAATGATTTTATTATACTTTTTCCTTACTAGATTGCTAAGGACGCAAAGGAATGTGTGCAAGAGTGTGTAAGTGAATTCATCAGCTTTATAACGTCAGAAGCAAGTGAGAGGTGTcaccaagagaaaagaaagaccaTCAATGGAGAGGATATTCTCTTTGCCATGTCTACCTTGGGGTTTGATAGTTATGTTGAACCTTTGAAGTTATACCTCCAAAAATTCAGAGAGGTTGGTAtattcttcagtatttcttcattGATTTAACCTGGTTGTATTTATCCTTAGCTCCCTGTCATAGTAATTGTATAATGGCTAACTTGCACAGTATCTCACAGCTATTGTCAGGGACTAATgtaatgtttaaaaacattccaGAGGATCTCAAGAGAAAAAGGAGTAAGTAAGCATTTTGATTAGACTTGCTGATTCAAAGTCGTTCAAGCTTTCAGCTGAATAAATTCTCTAATATATTGCTGGTAGTAAATCACTGTGTTCTTTAAAGGTGCCTATTAAGAATACTTAATTCAGTCTTTGGGTTCAATCAATAAAACTGTACTAGACTGCATCCTCTGAGGAACTACCCTAATGCCTATTGTTTGTCTGGGCTTCagatctgcaaaagaaaaagttgtttttctcatGTCAGAATAATGATTCACATGGAAAGCTATCTGCTTCaatgtttttggggtttttttaatctgtctttTAGCTTGTCCCTCAGTTTGGTTTTGATACATAGTACATGCTAGGTATGTGATCCAAGCAGTTTTAATTTATCCCTTCTCTAGCAgaaagtcacttttttttttccttgcagcaattgaaactttttgaaaaagaagctaTTTCTGCTTGGTGTTTTTTGTTCTGGTCCCCCGTTCCCCCGCCTCCTGTCTGGAGACCGAAGAGAATTATACTTGCTTGCTTCTTTACTTTGGTGTTCTTTGATGTCAGAATACCAGAtttaaccaaaaaaatcaaaagtatttttatccAGTGACCTCCCTTCCTCATAGTCCTGAATAAAGTAGTTGTTGAGGGTTAAAAtaatgctggggaaaaaaacctcaaattaatttattctttttaaaatgcgGATCCCTCTGTTGGCATGGCTGCTTGATTTTTACTGGCATGAGTGAAGCAGGTATGTCTAAATTGGCAGTGCTGTAGATAGAGATGCTCTTCAGACTTTTTGTTCTGTAAATCttaaggtttttgtttttaattaatggGGTCAGACTCACTAATGATATTTAATTTGTTGATAGCACTTGAAGCTTCCCCTTCCCAGAAGGTCATTTGCTGTGATAACTGAATAACAGGAGGTGTAATCTAAAAGTTGAAGTACTGCTGTGTGCTatctttttcagttctgtgtaGCAGTTGCACGTGCGGTCAAAGTGCTGTAtgtgctttaattaaaaatgctggTGCCTAACTAGTTTCAGTACTTCTGGAGAAGTCTGAAGAAGGTCTATGCTACTTTCATTC
Encoded here:
- the NFYB gene encoding nuclear transcription factor Y subunit beta isoform X2 — protein: MDGDSSTTDASQLGIAGDYIGGSHYVIQPHDGDTEDSMNDHEDTNGSKESFREQDIYLPIANVARIMKNAIPQTGKIAKDAKECVQECVSEFISFITSEASERCHQEKRKTINGEDILFAMSTLGFDSYVEPLKLYLQKFREAMKGEKGIGGTVTTGDGLSEELTEEAFTNQLPAGLITTDGQQQNVMVYTTSYQQISGVQQIQFS
- the NFYB gene encoding nuclear transcription factor Y subunit beta isoform X1, which gives rise to MDGDSSTTDASQLGIAGDYIGGSHYVIQPHDDTEDSMNDHEDTNGSKESFREQDIYLPIANVARIMKNAIPQTGKIAKDAKECVQECVSEFISFITSEASERCHQEKRKTINGEDILFAMSTLGFDSYVEPLKLYLQKFREAMKGEKGIGGTVTTGDGLSEELTEEAFTNQLPAGLITTDGQQQNVMVYTTSYQQISGVQQIQFS